A genomic stretch from Prochlorococcus marinus str. MIT 9312 includes:
- a CDS encoding GNAT family N-acetyltransferase, producing MNLRQITIKDQIELKKVYFDSIQSLDEKIYTKEQKRAWSSQAWDNQNFNKSITQGKGWLLSEEGIIIAFAIRFPINRIALFYCKGKFQKKGFGSKLLNKLEDEAKKEGLDSLSTEASLISYKLFLKNEWKIIRKEKININDIFFERYKMIKIIN from the coding sequence ATGAATTTAAGACAAATTACTATTAAAGATCAAATTGAATTAAAGAAGGTTTATTTTGATTCAATTCAATCATTAGATGAAAAAATATATACTAAAGAACAAAAAAGAGCCTGGTCAAGTCAAGCATGGGATAATCAAAATTTTAATAAGTCAATAACTCAAGGAAAAGGATGGCTTTTAAGTGAAGAAGGAATAATTATTGCTTTTGCTATAAGATTTCCCATCAATAGAATTGCTTTATTTTACTGTAAAGGTAAATTCCAGAAAAAAGGCTTTGGCTCTAAGTTACTTAATAAATTAGAAGATGAAGCCAAGAAGGAAGGTTTAGATTCTCTTTCAACTGAAGCTAGCTTGATAAGTTATAAATTATTTCTTAAAAATGAATGGAAAATTATACGTAAAGAAAAAATAAATATAAACGATATTTTTTTTGAAAGATATAAAATGATTAAAATTATTAATTAG
- a CDS encoding peptidase E, with protein MNSKNIVAIGGGGFGRSLGSLEIEKYLISLINKKRPKICFIPTASGDSSLYKLNFYRAFSKLDCITSHIDFFSRTENLEEKILSQDIIYVGGGNTKSMLAVWKEWNLHNILQNAYEKGIVMSGVSAGAICWFDKGITDSFARELSILDCLGIVNDVACPHFDEEKEREPYVNDVIRREIIKSCICIEGNCALHIKNDVEYYSIDFGNGKNCFRISKENNKLKKEIL; from the coding sequence ATGAATAGTAAAAATATAGTCGCAATTGGGGGAGGTGGATTTGGAAGATCTTTAGGCTCTCTTGAAATTGAGAAATATTTAATTTCTTTAATTAATAAAAAAAGACCAAAAATATGCTTCATACCTACAGCATCTGGAGACAGTAGTCTCTATAAACTGAATTTTTATAGAGCATTTTCTAAGCTTGATTGCATAACAAGTCATATAGATTTTTTCTCAAGAACAGAGAACTTAGAGGAGAAAATTTTAAGTCAAGATATCATTTATGTTGGAGGAGGGAATACTAAAAGTATGTTGGCAGTTTGGAAAGAATGGAATTTACATAACATTTTACAAAATGCTTATGAAAAAGGAATTGTAATGAGTGGTGTAAGTGCTGGAGCTATCTGTTGGTTTGATAAGGGTATTACTGATTCTTTTGCAAGAGAATTGTCTATATTAGATTGCCTAGGGATAGTTAATGATGTAGCCTGTCCTCATTTTGACGAAGAGAAAGAAAGGGAACCTTACGTTAATGATGTTATAAGGAGAGAAATTATTAAATCGTGTATTTGTATTGAAGGCAATTGTGCTTTGCATATAAAAAATGATGTTGAATATTATTCAATAGATTTTGGAAATGGTAAGAATTGTTTTAGGATCTCAAAGGAAAATAATAAGCTAAAAAAAGAAATCCTCTAA
- a CDS encoding DUF3303 domain-containing protein → MQLFLADCQFPNIENQVKAYQLFVEVWENGEMAKSDKTDKFEMLFRVHAPGEGRVVCLCKAQSDKEIFEHFAPWRAKFGIHMEFTPVISCQNVVDYHKDLFKTLGK, encoded by the coding sequence ATGCAATTATTTCTTGCTGACTGTCAATTTCCAAATATTGAAAATCAAGTTAAGGCTTATCAATTATTTGTCGAAGTCTGGGAAAACGGTGAAATGGCAAAATCTGATAAAACAGACAAATTTGAGATGTTATTTAGAGTACATGCACCCGGCGAAGGGAGAGTAGTTTGTTTATGTAAGGCACAAAGCGATAAAGAAATATTTGAGCATTTTGCTCCATGGAGAGCCAAATTCGGTATTCATATGGAATTTACACCTGTAATAAGTTGTCAAAATGTTGTTGATTACCATAAAGATTTGTTCAAAACCTTAGGAAAATAA